The Lutibacter sp. A64 genome segment AGCACTTTTATTAGATTTACACGATGTGAAAATTACTAAAAAGATTAATAGTATTTTAGAAAATTGTTTCATTTAATTTACCTGTTTTAACTGGTCTATTTTTTGTTTGTATTTTAAAACTTCTTTATCGTTATTTAAACCTTTGTGGCTTATTATTAACTGATTGTAAAAGTTTACTTCCATTTCGTTGTTGTCAATAACAAAATCAATGCCAATTGTTAAAACGTCAATTGCTTCATTATATTTTTTAAGTTTATTAAGTGCGTAGCCATTTAATTGATATAGCACTGGTTGCGCTGGAAATAATTCTAGTGCCTTTTTGCTATCTGATTGTAACATTTCAAAAAGATTGTTTTCTAATTCGTAACTTAAAATTTGAAGTAATGTTTTAAAATTTTTATCTTTTTTATAAGAAGCTTTTAAAGCTTCAAAATCTTTAATTTTAGGAAAACTTTCAGTTATTTTATCTCTTTGTTTAAGCAGTTTTTTTCTATTGGTTAAATAGGTTTTAAACCTTTTTATTTTTAAGGTAGTTAGTGCTTTGTTTTCTACTTCGGTAATTAAATCTTCGGCTTTTGTAAATTCTTTATTCTGAATATAAAGCAACACTAACTCATCGGCGTAAATTGGTTTTATTTCAACAAGTTTTTTTTGAACTTTAATAGCATCTAAATAATTTCTTTGTGCTTTTAAAATGGCCACTTTATGTCTTAACAGATGGTGGTTGTTAGGTTCTTTTTCTAATGCCTTATCTATAAAAATTTCAGCTTCGTAATATTTTTTTAGCAATAAATAATTCTTAGAGAATTCAAAATCAACAGCTATGTTTTCGGCATCAATTAAGTTGCATTTCTCTAGGTTCTCAACAGCCTTTGAATAATTATTTATGCTAGTTTCTTTTAATGCTTCAAAAAAGTATTCCTGAAATTTTAAATTTTCAACTTCAGGGTTTTGTGTGTTTTGAGCGTGTGAAAAACCGGAAAAGAGCGCAATTCCAACTAAAACTATAGTATGTATTTTCTTTAAAATCATATAAAGGTGCAATATACAATTTATTAAGATGATTTAAAGTTGATTTTTTTCAATTTTAATTACTAATTGTTTGTGTTTAGTTTTAATTATTGCGTTAGGGATGGTAGTGGAAAGCCCACAGCGATAGCGAGGACTTGAAACGAACAGCCAGACCTGCAAGGTAACGCCCAAAATATAATAATTGTAGTTTTCGGTATTTTTTTTGTGTAGTTTTGCGTTAAAATTTACGGTTAATGAATTACTTATCAGTTGAAAATATATCGAAATCGTTTGGCGAATTAACGTTGTTTGAAAACATTTCTTTTGGAATTAATAAAGATCAGAAAATTGCTTTTATAGCAAAAAATGGTACTGGAAAAACATCGATGCTTAATATAATTGCTGGTTTAGATAGTTCAGATACTGGGCAGGTTATTTCTAGAAAGGGCTTAAAAATTGAATATTTATCGCAAGAAGATCATTTAAATGAGGCTTTAACTATTGAACAAACTATTTTTGATTCGGATAATGAAACTTTAAAAGTAATTGAAGAATACGAACATGCATTGCAACACCCAGAAGAAGTAAATGAATACCAAAGGGCTTTTGAAAAAATGGAGCGTTTAAATGCTTGGGATTTTGAAACACAGTTTAAACAAATACTTTCTAAATTAAAATTAGACGATTTAACCAAAAAAGTAAGTGAACTTTCTGGTGGACAACGCAAGCGCTTGTCTTTGGCTTTAATTTTAATTCATAAACCAGATTTGTTAATTTTAGATGAGCCAACAAATCATTTAGATTTAGAAATGATTGAATGGCTTGAAAGTTATTTTGAAAAAGAAAAAATCACTTTATTTATGGTTACACACGACCGCTTTTTTTTAGAACGTGTGTGTAATGAAATTGTAGAGTTAGATAATGGTGGTTTTTATACTTATAAAGGAAATTACTCTAACTACTTACAAAAAAAAGAAGAACGTATAGAAATTGAACAAGCTACCGTAGATAAAGCTAAAAACTTATTTAAAAAAGAGCTAGAATGGATGCGTAGGCAACCAAAAGCACGTACTACTAAAAGTAAAAGTAGAATAGACGATTTTTATGTAATTAAAGAAGCTGCTTCTAAACGTAGAAACGACCATAAAGTTCAGTTAGATATTGATATGGAACGTATGGGAACTAAAATTTTAGAGCTTCATAATGTTTCTAAATCGTTTGGTGATTTAAAAATTCTAGACAAATTTGACTATAATTTTTTACGTGGAGAACGCATTGGTATTATTGGGAAAAATGGTACTGGTAAATCTAGTTTTTTAAATGTTATAACAGGAGAAATTCCTACCGATAGTGGTAAGGTTGTTATTGGTGAAACTATAAAGTTTGGTTATTATACGCAAGATGGAATTGTAATAAAACCAGGTCAAAAAGTAATTGAAGTTATTAAGGAATTTGGGGATTATATTCCGTTAAAAAAAGGTGGAATTATTTCTGCCGGACAGTTATTAGAACGTTTTTTATTTAGTAGAAAGCGTCAGTACGATTTTGTTGAAAAATTAAGTGGTGGAGAGCGTAAACGTTTGTTTCTGTGTACTGTTTTAATTCAAAACCCGAACTTTTTAATTTTAGATGAGCCTACGAACGATCTAGATATTATAACGTTAAATGTGTTGGAGAGTTTTTTATTAGATTTTCCAGGTTGTTTATTGGTAGTATCGCACGACCGTTATTTTATGGATAAAATTGTGGATCACTTATTTGTGTTTAGAGGAAAAGGTGTTGTTGAAGATTTTCCAGGAAATTATTCAGATTTTAGAGCATATGAAGATTCTAAACCTAAAGAAGATGTAGTAGAAGTTAAAAAAGTTGAATCTGTTGCTCCAGTTAAAACTACAACAAAAGCAAAGTTAACCTATAAAGAAAAAAAGGAATTTGATGGTATTGAAGATGAAATAGCAGCCTTAAATTCTGAAAAAACAGCCATTGAAGCTAAATTTTTAGATGGTAATTTGTCTGGTGAAGAAATTAATGAACTATCAATTAAACTTCAAGAAATAGCAACTGAAATTGATGCTAAAGAAGAGCGTTGGTTTGAGCTCTCTTCTAAGTTAGAAGAAGATTAGATTTATTGTCATTTCTGTGAAAACAGGAATCTATTTTTACTGAGTTATGGATATTTGCCGGAAGTATTACAGCATTGGGGCTTACTTTTTACTTGTAAAAGTGTTTAATTGTTGGTGAAAATACTAACAATGACTGTTGAATACTAGGTGTGGAAATTAAAGTTTCGTTTTATTTACGAGGTCTTTTTTTACGATGTTTTTTTAGTTTTTTTGGTCCATACCACAACCAAAATCCAGTTATTGTAAATAATAATAAAGCCAAGCCCATTATTGTGGTGTAAATTACTCTAAAAATTTTTGAAGAAGTGTTAAGCCAGTTGTCTAAAACAGTTCCGTCATGTAAATTTTCAATAAAATCGGAATGTCTTTTGCCAATATTTAAAACAGTGCCAGTTGCACCATCTAATTGAATTTCCCAAGTATGATTTTCAAAAATAAATTTAACCATTCCTTTATTTTTTCGAATATCAATTCTGTCGAGTTCTGAAGATAAATCTGTAGCAATGGAATCTTTTAAAACAACTATAGCTTTTTTATGTAAACTATCAATTGGTAACCATTCACGTAAATCGTTTGAAGTACCTTGGTGAGATTGTGGTATAATTACATTGTTGCTATGGCTTTTCCAACCTAAAAGGATTCCTGTAATTGAAATTATAAAAAAGAATATAAAGAGTAAAGCTCCAGTAGCTCTGTGTACTTTTCTAAAATTTCTTAAAATTTTTGCTTGCGTTTGTCTAGAGTTCAAGTTTTAAAAAGTGTTATTGAGTTAATTTAGGTTGTTTTATCAACTTCGTTAATTACCTTATTAAGGTTTAATTGTTCTTCAGGGATAAAACCTTTTATGATTAAAACAATGCCGAAAATTATTAATAGAATTCCCATAGCGCGTTTTATTTTATATGTAACCGCAGGTGTTAAATATTTTTTAAGTTGTTTTGCAAGTGTTATTTTACCAATATCTGTAATTAAATAACTTAATAATATAACAGAAAAGTAATTGAATATTTTATTAGAGTCCATTTGTAAGTTAGAGCCAACTACAACTATCATTCCTAGCCAAAAAGCTAAAACACCAATATTTATAAAGTTTAATAAAAAACCTTTTAAAAAAAGTTTTAGATAATTTGTTTTTTCAGGAAGTACTAAGGTTTCATCTTGTACAATCTGTTTTTGGCTCTTATTTAAAAAGGTAATAATACCATAAACTACTAAAATTAAACCGCCAATATAAAAAAGTAACGGATCGTCTTTAATACTTTCTAAAAGACTTTTACTACCAAAATAAGCTATTAAGATAAAGGCTATGTCACCCAAAATTACACCTAAGTCAAACGCAATAGCGGCACGTGCACCTTTAATAATGCTAGTTTGAATTAGCATAAAAAAGACAGGGCCAATCATAAAGGCCAAAAAAAAGCCAATAAGCGCTGCTTCTTTAATTTCGTTGAATGTCATAGTGATTGTTTAATAAAAATTCAAGATACTATAATTATTAAACATCATCATAATCTACAGTAATTTTTTGTGAAGTTGGATGTGCTTGACAGGTTAAAATTAAGCCTTCTTCAATTTCACTATCCGATAAAATAGCATTTTTAGTCATTTTTGCGCTTCCTTCTGTTACTTTTCCTAAACAACTACTGCAAATTCCACCTTGACAAGAATACGGAGCGTCTAATCCTTCTTCTAACGCTGCATTTAAAATGGTGGTTTTAGCATCCATTTTAAAAGTAGTTTCTTCATCATCAACAATTATTGTAATTTCTGAAGTTCCTTCAAAATTTTCAGAAGTTTCTTTTTCGGAAGTTACAGGTGTTGAAAATAATTCGAAATGAATATTATTTTTATCAATATTATTTTCAATTAGTGTATCAGTAGCTACTTGAATCATGGCTTCTGGTCCGCATAAAAAAGCATTGTTAAATGTTGTGTTTTTTAATTTATTTTTAACAATATAATTAATGTTTCCTTT includes the following:
- a CDS encoding tetratricopeptide repeat protein, giving the protein MILKKIHTIVLVGIALFSGFSHAQNTQNPEVENLKFQEYFFEALKETSINNYSKAVENLEKCNLIDAENIAVDFEFSKNYLLLKKYYEAEIFIDKALEKEPNNHHLLRHKVAILKAQRNYLDAIKVQKKLVEIKPIYADELVLLYIQNKEFTKAEDLITEVENKALTTLKIKRFKTYLTNRKKLLKQRDKITESFPKIKDFEALKASYKKDKNFKTLLQILSYELENNLFEMLQSDSKKALELFPAQPVLYQLNGYALNKLKKYNEAIDVLTIGIDFVIDNNEMEVNFYNQLIISHKGLNNDKEVLKYKQKIDQLKQVN
- a CDS encoding ABC-F family ATP-binding cassette domain-containing protein, with translation MNYLSVENISKSFGELTLFENISFGINKDQKIAFIAKNGTGKTSMLNIIAGLDSSDTGQVISRKGLKIEYLSQEDHLNEALTIEQTIFDSDNETLKVIEEYEHALQHPEEVNEYQRAFEKMERLNAWDFETQFKQILSKLKLDDLTKKVSELSGGQRKRLSLALILIHKPDLLILDEPTNHLDLEMIEWLESYFEKEKITLFMVTHDRFFLERVCNEIVELDNGGFYTYKGNYSNYLQKKEERIEIEQATVDKAKNLFKKELEWMRRQPKARTTKSKSRIDDFYVIKEAASKRRNDHKVQLDIDMERMGTKILELHNVSKSFGDLKILDKFDYNFLRGERIGIIGKNGTGKSSFLNVITGEIPTDSGKVVIGETIKFGYYTQDGIVIKPGQKVIEVIKEFGDYIPLKKGGIISAGQLLERFLFSRKRQYDFVEKLSGGERKRLFLCTVLIQNPNFLILDEPTNDLDIITLNVLESFLLDFPGCLLVVSHDRYFMDKIVDHLFVFRGKGVVEDFPGNYSDFRAYEDSKPKEDVVEVKKVESVAPVKTTTKAKLTYKEKKEFDGIEDEIAALNSEKTAIEAKFLDGNLSGEEINELSIKLQEIATEIDAKEERWFELSSKLEED
- a CDS encoding PepSY domain-containing protein, with the translated sequence MNSRQTQAKILRNFRKVHRATGALLFIFFFIISITGILLGWKSHSNNVIIPQSHQGTSNDLREWLPIDSLHKKAIVVLKDSIATDLSSELDRIDIRKNKGMVKFIFENHTWEIQLDGATGTVLNIGKRHSDFIENLHDGTVLDNWLNTSSKIFRVIYTTIMGLALLLFTITGFWLWYGPKKLKKHRKKRPRK
- a CDS encoding LysE family translocator; this encodes MTFNEIKEAALIGFFLAFMIGPVFFMLIQTSIIKGARAAIAFDLGVILGDIAFILIAYFGSKSLLESIKDDPLLFYIGGLILVVYGIITFLNKSQKQIVQDETLVLPEKTNYLKLFLKGFLLNFINIGVLAFWLGMIVVVGSNLQMDSNKIFNYFSVILLSYLITDIGKITLAKQLKKYLTPAVTYKIKRAMGILLIIFGIVLIIKGFIPEEQLNLNKVINEVDKTT